A DNA window from Chrysiogenia bacterium contains the following coding sequences:
- a CDS encoding LLM class flavin-dependent oxidoreductase, whose protein sequence is MLKSGIFHLFETLNKKEVDQLYREAVEECVLAEELGFEGIHPAEHHFSKHYGIMPRTEIFLAYVAARTSRIKLAPQCIVSPLAEPLRLAEDCAMLDILSGGRFSFSCGAGYRKYEFEKLNFDIEENRERLREICDIVQKAWTGEKFSHEGKYYQYKDVQVVPKPLQQPHPDIWVTTANPSTIEWTIKHRHTVMATAGFSLKAFQKVLGIIHDSGIKPESSTVPFFKWLYVAETDEEARAVGQPAFVKTIGAFMQSGERLVEGLLKSIQLAEGEDKMARLSGEDIGAFICGSPETIIKELKPFVKSGGNYFIGGFNIGAIPTEQVRRSMELYAKEVMPNL, encoded by the coding sequence ATGCTCAAATCAGGGATCTTTCACCTGTTTGAAACACTCAACAAAAAGGAAGTGGACCAGCTTTACCGCGAGGCGGTCGAGGAATGCGTCCTCGCCGAAGAGCTGGGCTTCGAGGGGATCCACCCGGCCGAACACCACTTCTCAAAGCACTACGGCATCATGCCGCGCACGGAAATCTTTCTGGCCTACGTGGCAGCCCGAACGAGCCGCATCAAGCTGGCGCCCCAGTGCATCGTCTCGCCACTGGCCGAGCCGCTGCGCCTGGCCGAGGACTGTGCCATGCTGGACATCCTATCGGGAGGGCGTTTCTCCTTCAGTTGTGGGGCGGGTTACCGAAAGTACGAGTTCGAGAAACTCAACTTCGACATCGAGGAAAACCGCGAGCGGCTGCGCGAGATCTGCGACATTGTGCAGAAGGCCTGGACCGGCGAGAAGTTCTCCCATGAGGGTAAGTACTATCAGTACAAGGACGTGCAGGTCGTTCCAAAGCCGCTCCAGCAGCCGCATCCCGACATCTGGGTGACGACGGCCAACCCCTCGACCATCGAGTGGACGATCAAGCATCGCCACACCGTGATGGCGACCGCGGGTTTTTCGCTCAAGGCCTTCCAGAAAGTGCTGGGAATCATCCATGACAGCGGCATCAAGCCCGAGAGCAGCACCGTGCCGTTCTTCAAGTGGCTCTACGTGGCCGAGACTGATGAGGAGGCCCGTGCCGTGGGGCAGCCGGCATTCGTGAAGACCATCGGCGCCTTCATGCAGTCGGGTGAGCGCCTCGTGGAGGGGCTACTCAAGAGCATCCAGCTGGCCGAGGGGGAGGACAAGATGGCGCGCCTCTCGGGCGAGGACATCGGGGCCTTCATCTGCGGCTCTCCCGAGACGATCATCAAGGAACTCAAACCCTTCGTGAAGTCCGGCGGAAACTACTTCATCGGCGGTTTCAACATCGGCGCCATTCCCACCGAGCAGGTGCGGCGCTCCATGGAGCTCTACGCAAAGGAAGTGATGCCGAATCTCTAG